A stretch of DNA from Arachis hypogaea cultivar Tifrunner chromosome 19, arahy.Tifrunner.gnm2.J5K5, whole genome shotgun sequence:
aattgatttctgaaacaaaacaaacaCAGCAAAACCAGCAGAACAGCATTTAGAGTTTGAGCATTgatcacaaaaaattaatttctgaaacaaaacaaacaatcaacaaaacaatgaaaacatgaagcatataataaatcaatgATCACCAATATCCAGCAAGAATCTCAAAAACAACAATAAATACACAACAATaatttagcaaataaacaagaacaagacctaaataaaaaatccaacaaattaaatCGCAGAAAcctaacaatttagcaaattaaaacaaCAGCAGCTCAAAAACTTACAAGAAGAACACtaatgcaagtggaatcatcatgctaatatgttttctacaaagatgctatttgtgcatctaaaatttcctaattactaagatccaattattctaatttcacatgcaatcaacttactaagtttctaaaagctagaaatGATAAAACCAACCcgaaatatggttaaagcatttcatcaaacatgttgagtgcaGTAAACTTAAAACGAAATAATTACTTATTGTAAAACTTAAACTTTAATTCAGTCtatgaaaaaaatccaaaccactactaaatcaaataattacttattgtaatagaactaagaagttgcagagtttgaagcagagtaTTGGTCTTGTGTAAGTGTATTATCTGGTGGCTgggtttagggaactcacggcggcgacaaaagagagcagttcgacggctaggtggagcgcgcgggttggtcgcagagtttgaagcagagcaacgtggcttccagacgaacgCGAATGCGAACCCGAATGGTGAACGGCGAGTGAACGCGAACGGTGAACGCCGAGCAAACTTGAACAGCGAAGAACGCGAACGAAGACGACGGCTGAACGAAGACGCGAACGTGAACGGCAAACAAACGGCGGCGGAAGCGCCTGAAcagacaaagacgacggacgccgagctcgaggaagcagCTGCGATCGGTAACAGCGAAcaggggttgaagacttggagcacGAGGGAAGCTAGATGGACGGACGGCGGCAGTATGCCACTCCTTGCGGCGGTGGTGTAGGCTTACAGTGCTAGGGTTTTTTTGGCTAAGTTTCTGTGTATGAAAGAAAGGGAgggagaaagggagaaagaaacgaaGGAGCTTCAGAACCAAGATGAAAGTAAGCCAAATTTGCCAAAAACGACGCCGTTCTTTTAAATCGGTCGGTTCTCTGTCCGGTTCAACCGGCAGGAAACCGGCCGGTTCGGCAGTTCTTCTTCGATTTTAAGTATAGTTGTCAGAatcgaaccggtgatcgaactgGTAAGGTTACTGGGTTACTGAAtcattggttcaaccggtgggtcactagTCGAACCGGTTTACtcggtataattaaataattatataaaatttaattatttttttatcattagtatttttatttttgtttttataaaaataattatcatttttaaattttaatgctttattaattagtttatattcattttattattatattattataggtaAAAAgtcacataaaattatttttttgtgaagttgatatttaagaatcgttagatgatttgactagtttaactaaatatcatctagcaatttttaactatcaacttcatatgaagataaaaaataaaataatatattaaaaaaataatattaatagatatcatataatcatgaaaagaaaaattaaattgtgattaattaaattttttgtttatctttttaatttgtatatatttaataaaatttatagttaaataaaatgtaattgatttaaaaatcagagactttgaaattaaaataaattgaatataagtgaAAAGAAAGGGAAtactatatgtattataatttgtataCTAATTGATGAGAATCACTCCAGCTTGGTGGTAGAAGCAATAATGCTTCCCCTGGAGGCTGGAGGCAGGGGTTCGAATTTTTTGTCCATTGTACGTTGACCGAGCGACTCGGACCGGTCCGGTTTTTGCCGGTTTTTACCGGTTCACATCGGGTTAGACCGGTTCGTACCGATTCTCAACCTTAAATGGTCGCAAGCTTGGACCGGACCGGCATTGGGTTCGGTTTACCGGTTTTCCAGTTGAACCGACCGGTCCGATTCTGACAACTATGGTTTCAAGGGACAAATCATATCGTAATTGCTGTCAATCTACCGTTAGACCAGTCAAACCGGTCCGTTCAGctcgattttcagaacattgatcTAAACTCTTCAACTCAATTTGTTCATGACAAAAAAAAGGCACATTTGTTTTTATTAATCTAAAGTCACGTCGTTTAAGGgagattttctttaaaaaaaaaaaagaaagtttagGGACCAtcacttttattaaatttttgtcaGCACTTAAATATCAAAAGGAAATTGAGTAATCCTATACCACTAGATGTAGGCCCAGTTtgggtaaacaacttaattaagtttcttttgaaaaaataacttaaacaataaatgactatattaaaagtagcttataaataagttattttgtgtttggatttttagttctaaaagtacttattttataaaaatatggtaaaaagtagtagtattatgagagaagtcatttttttaacttctctataaactcctaaatagcttcttagaaagccgcaatttggttttgaaaattgcaccaggtattaatactactacttttcataagtcaaaagctcAAAAAAGTTACTTTTGAAACTTCCCAAACGAGCccgtaatctcacaccattaaaaacctcattgatggctaccaatcacaaaatctgctggcccTAGCACTCCTAAAAAAAAGGGggataaaatatactttttgttcCTGAAGTTtagcaaaagttttaaaaatacttctaagttttattttgtttcaattttgtcccagaagttttcaatttgcatcaaatataccctcgacagctaaattttctaaatatttaagaccaatctaacaataatgtatgaaaattatgcttgatttgcttgtgttgagggttatttttatgaaattgttgttgaattggtcttaaatattttaaaaaattaactatcaccgtatatttgatgtaaattgaaaacttttaggacaaaattgaaataaaataaaacttagggatatttttaaaacttttgtcaaactttagggataaaaaatataatttacccaAAAAAATGCCAACCTGGGAGATCTGCTATTGGTTCAGCCGATTCATCGATTAACGGTCAATTCAAGCAGTTTTTTTGGTAGTTTATTAcaaattggatttttaataaaaccAAGACAGTGAGCAGAAGAAAATGTTTTTGGTTAACTAAATCAAGGGGATGGATTCGGCGAGCCAGACGTCTTTGGCTAACCGGTGCGCATTTTAGTGGAGAGCTATTAGatctgttttattttttaattcaacgaTAGAAATTATCCTGAaacttgtttctttttattgGCTAGTGAATACTTTTTGTAGGTTTTGTGTCAGAAGAGTCactttagaaaattaaatttcttGGTGGTTATTGTGGTTAGATCTAAAATCTATCTGGATTAATATAGCAAAAATTTATGAATTTGTATGTTAAAATCAATTAGAGTTAAGTATTCTATTTTATGTTAAACTAAATGACGATGAAGTTGGGCTGTTCTATTCCGGGTGGGGATGATTGATTTCTTCTAAATTGGCCACTGTATCAGTGAAATGGAAACTCTGACTAGGACTGCAACGAAGGGCGACGTTGAAGCCAGTTACGTGTGTGCGATGCTGCTACTGTgtaataaggaagaagaaaagcacAGACGAAGGGGAgttgaattttttgaaattgtACGTGCTTCTGGGGTAGTCGAAAGGTGCGGAGAGATCTTTAGGGAGATATTCGAGCAGCGGTGGGTGGAGGTAAAATCGTCAAATCCTGGACAGCCCGTGATTTGTCGGTCCACCGGTTGCCCTACCCGCGACACCATGGGTGTTGTCGAAGATGTGTCTCGTATCTTATGTGTGCACTGCTTGGCCGATTACAAGGTGTGGGTGTTCTTGGAAATGTTTAGATTTCAATGAAAATTGTTATTTAGTGATATCTATTGTTCAACCTTGTTGTTTATGCTTCTCGTATCTGATAGTACAATAGCTAGTATTGTCTCCTATTTTGTAAAGAATTTACGAATGATTATCCACATAtggattatatttttattatgtttttgtttttgtgcatgaaaaaatttaagtttgatcTAATATGAAAGATTTGTTGGATGATGATATAACTtatgtaaataattataaataaaatattacaacCAGACAGAAATTTAGGTTCAGGAGGAGGGGAGCACTTGTcctcactaaattaaaaaaaaaagtaataatattatataaatcaatatatttattttaatgcaaTTATATTTTTGTCTcgacaaaaatttattaaattttattttgagatttatgTTAAAACTACTCAACTATTTAATTACCAAACTAAATCTCAGTTCTCTAAATATTAGTATAATTAGaacttgatttttttcaaaatttagcatatttttttagtgattttttatttttctttctccgaAGAATAAACAGAACAAATAATTAAGCcgaataattattaacaaaaataattcaataaatttatttatttttaccatttataattttattctaaaatcaaGTTAGAAATCTATAGATCTACAAGATTTCTATCAGTATTTAATCCTATCCTTTGATGATTCCTTCTCCattgttttcaattttcttaattaaaaaaatttgtaaataaCCAAAATAATATTGACGTTTTCCAGTTTCGGATTTcaaaaaaaagtacaaaataaaaacaatactGCCATTTTGCaaaggaaaattttttttaataattttttaattaataatatcgaTTAATTATCTGATCTTATCCAGAAGAATCGATAAAGAAACGTATGAGGTACTGAATCCTAATTAATgccagtatattaaaattaaaaaggatatAATAGGAACAAATAGAACGCATCGTGGGTGCCTGGGTGGTCGTCTCTTCTCTTGATATTCTCCAATAATCCCCCCAAAGTTCTTGCAAATGGCTGAAACATCTAAgaagaatagaaagaaaaagaacgtaTCTGTTGAGTACAAATGTCCACTCAATCTTCTTCCTCGTGACATATGGGTGAGGATTCTTACGAAGATTGCATCAAATTCGATTCAGGATCTTTTCACCATGCAGGTGACTTACAAGGTGTTTCTGGATGTAGCGAGGTCGGATGCTGTATACAAGCATGTGACGATGTGGTATATACCGTTAGTgtcctttttattttactttgacCGACCTGAAAGGAGGTTCGTTGATCGCTGCGTGGAAGCAGGAAATCCGGATACTATACTCTGCCATGAGATGACGGAGTATTTCTGGATTACCCATCATGTCCTTGGAATGGATCTGCTGACTAGGGCTGCAACGGAGGATAACGTTGAAGTCGGTTACTTGTGTGCCATGCTGCTATAGTATAATCACGAAGACGAAGAGAACAGGAAACGGGGTGTTGAATTTTTTGAAGTTATACGTACTTCTGGTGAGGTCGAAAGGTGCAAGGTCTTCACAGAAATTTTCGAGGAGCGGTGGGTGGATGATAAACCTTCAGATCCTAGATAGTCCGTGACTTATCGGTCCTCCTGTTGCCCTACCTGCGGCACCATGGGTGATGTCCAAGATGTGTCTGGTGTCTTGTGTATGCACTGCTTGGCTGATTACAAGGTGAGGATCTTCTTGAAAATATTTACATTTTAATGGACATTGCTGTTTACCAATTTCTATAATCTGCCAGTGTGTTGTTGGGGGGTTATGCTTATGTTATCTGCTAATACAGTAGCTAGCAATGTATTCTATTTTGTTATGAACGATTATCCTTCCTTAACATGTGGACTATGTTTTGATTGTGTTTCTACTTTTGTGTGTGGAAAAATCTCATTTTGATCCAgtaaattgaaataattaaaatacatacTTGTTCATACCTGTAACATATAAGTTAAAaatgatttataaaaaaatgtttagacaacaaaaatattgttgacctttttttttttcaaaaaacgcatattgatacttttttttcttacttttactttttagcATCGACATAAAAATATATCATTAATTTTTTGTTGACAAAATGTTAAATGCAGGTGAATATGTAATTTCCATTaacttagaaaataatttttttaaatatggctGTTACCGAAATAAATTAGTAGATGAGTAATATGAATCATGCATTAGTCATTGGAAAAGCACCAACTATTTTAGTTAATTTAGTGAACTTTTGACGATaaacttgtttttgttttttttagtttaattgtatAGAAAGTATTGGGAAAAAAAGCATACAATGGTTCGGTTTGCGTTTTGAATAGTTCATAAAAAAGTTAACGTTAGATTTTTCATAGTCAATTgaaataaatcttttataatttagttttaattaGTAACTACccataaatttattattgaactaattaatataatttacataTACTTAGTAACTTATAATTTCAAATTCTACACTATTTAATTTATACTAATTAAtagatttataaatatttatgtcataatttaaaatttctttgTTCAAAGTATATCAAATTTCGATAATAGCATAGTGCAAGCAATAAATGCCTATCCTAAGCCTAATTATGCCTTCATGTAGGATGCGTGCTTGTAGGTGGgattttagattaattttttcATTATCGATGTGATTGTAATTACTGGTTGAATAGACCATAGAGTGTTAATTTAATGTTAATAGATCTTTTTATGCTTCATATTGTGAGAATTGTGTAATAATCTAGGATGTCACAGTAATATCAGATAGAACTGGTAACTTGGTAAGGTAATGGGCAGTGACGAAAAAGGATAATTTAACCAGTTAGaacaataatttattttataaaaaagatttaataagaaataaaaaaacacatgaattatgataaaaaaaaatatgttagtATTAACAACTATCATATGTATGTTTGCTATTGATATATTAACATTTCTATTACGCGATGCACAAAATGTTTTTCAAACGAAAATTATGTTCTGCTCAAAGTACGTGTTTTATGTATGTTTAGAAATATATAACATATTTTATGCAAATGAAAATACTGTACCATAATTTGTGTTTACCTAGTAGTGTTTAAGTGGAAAAAAGTAGCAAACATTG
This window harbors:
- the LOC112778872 gene encoding uncharacterized protein, translating into MAETSKKNRKKKNVSVEYKCPLNLLPRDIWVRILTKIASNSIQDLFTMQVTYKVFLDVARSDAVYKHVTMWYIPLVSFLFYFDRPERRFVDRCVEAGNPDTILCHEMTEYFWITHHVLGMDLLTRAATEDNVEVGYLCAMLL
- the LOC140182372 gene encoding uncharacterized protein; amino-acid sequence: METLTRTATKGDVEASYVCAMLLLCNKEEEKHRRRGVEFFEIVRASGVVERCGEIFREIFEQRWVEVKSSNPGQPVICRSTGCPTRDTMGVVEDVSRILCVHCLADYKVWVFLEMFRFQ